The proteins below are encoded in one region of Mycobacterium shinjukuense:
- a CDS encoding ABC transporter permease, translating into MTAPAEAAEAAEFTSRRTLVLRRFLRNRAAVASLGALVLLFIGCYALPALLPYSYEDLDFDALLQPPNARHWMGTNALGQDLLAQTLRGMQKSMLIGVCVAVISTGIAATVGAVSGYFGAWRDRALMWVVDLLLVVPSFILIAIVTPRTKHSANIIFLVLLLAGFGWMISSRMVRGMTMSLREREFIRAARYMGVSSRRIIVGHVVPNVASILIIDAALNVASAILAETGLSFLGFGVQPPDVSLGTLIADGTGSATTFGWVFLFPAGVLVLILVCANLTGDGLRDALDPGSRTLRRGGP; encoded by the coding sequence ATGACCGCCCCGGCCGAGGCAGCCGAGGCGGCCGAATTCACCTCGCGGCGCACCCTGGTGCTCCGCCGCTTCCTGCGCAACCGAGCCGCGGTGGCCTCGCTGGGGGCACTGGTGCTGCTGTTCATCGGCTGCTATGCGCTGCCCGCGCTGCTGCCCTACTCCTATGAAGACCTCGATTTTGACGCGCTGCTGCAGCCACCGAATGCCCGTCACTGGATGGGCACCAACGCGCTGGGCCAAGACCTGCTGGCCCAGACGTTGCGGGGCATGCAGAAGTCGATGCTGATCGGTGTCTGTGTCGCGGTGATATCCACCGGCATCGCTGCTACCGTCGGGGCCGTCTCGGGATACTTCGGGGCCTGGCGGGACCGGGCGCTGATGTGGGTGGTCGACCTGCTGCTGGTGGTGCCCAGCTTCATCCTGATCGCCATCGTCACGCCACGAACCAAGCATTCGGCCAACATCATCTTCCTGGTCTTGCTGCTGGCCGGTTTCGGTTGGATGATCAGTTCCCGGATGGTGCGCGGCATGACGATGAGCTTGCGTGAACGCGAATTCATCAGGGCCGCACGGTATATGGGCGTCTCCAGCCGACGGATCATCGTCGGCCACGTGGTGCCGAATGTGGCGTCCATCCTGATCATCGATGCCGCCCTCAACGTCGCCTCGGCCATCCTGGCCGAAACCGGTTTGAGCTTCCTTGGTTTCGGCGTTCAGCCGCCGGATGTGTCGCTGGGCACCCTGATCGCCGACGGGACCGGATCCGCGACCACCTTCGGTTGGGTGTTCTTGTTTCCCGCCGGGGTCTTGGTGCTGATCCTGGTGTGCGCCAACCTGACCGGCGACGGCCTGCGCGACGCGCTGGACCCCGGCAGCAGAACCCTGCGGCGCGGCGGCCCATGA
- a CDS encoding ABC transporter permease, with protein sequence MTRFLARRLLNYLALLALASFLTYCLTSLSFSPLESLMQRSPRPPQEVIDAKAHDLGLDKPIPIRYANWVSHAVRGDFGTTITGQPVADELGRRIGVSLRLLVVGSVVGTVLGVVIGAWGAIRQYRLSDRLVTMLALLILSAPTFVIANLLILGALRVNWALGIQLFDYTGETSPGVTGGVWANLGDRVQHLVLPSLTLALVAAAGYSRYQRNAMLDVLGQDFIRTARAKGLTRRRALVKHGLRTALIPMATLFAYSVAGLVTGAVFVEKIFGWHGMGEWAIRGISTQDTNIVAAITVFSGAVVLLAGLLSDVIYAALDPRVRVS encoded by the coding sequence ATGACACGCTTTCTGGCGCGCCGGTTACTCAACTACCTCGCGCTGCTCGCGCTGGCCTCGTTTTTGACCTACTGCCTGACCTCGCTGTCGTTCTCGCCGCTGGAAAGCCTGATGCAGCGCAGTCCACGACCACCCCAAGAGGTCATCGATGCCAAGGCCCATGACCTCGGCCTGGATAAGCCCATACCGATCCGCTATGCCAACTGGGTTTCGCATGCGGTTCGCGGCGATTTCGGGACCACGATCACCGGCCAGCCGGTCGCCGACGAACTGGGCCGCCGCATCGGCGTCAGCCTGCGGCTGCTGGTGGTTGGCTCGGTGGTGGGCACCGTGCTGGGCGTGGTGATCGGGGCATGGGGCGCCATCCGCCAGTACCGGCTCAGCGACCGCCTGGTCACCATGCTGGCGCTGCTGATACTGAGCGCACCGACGTTCGTCATCGCCAACCTGTTGATCCTGGGCGCACTGCGGGTCAACTGGGCGCTGGGCATTCAGCTCTTCGACTACACCGGGGAGACCTCACCGGGGGTGACCGGCGGGGTGTGGGCAAACCTCGGCGACCGCGTGCAGCACCTGGTCCTGCCGTCGCTCACGCTGGCGCTGGTCGCTGCCGCCGGCTACAGCCGCTACCAACGCAACGCGATGCTCGACGTGCTCGGGCAGGATTTCATTCGCACCGCGCGCGCCAAGGGGTTGACCCGCCGACGCGCGCTGGTCAAACACGGGCTGCGCACCGCGCTGATACCGATGGCCACGCTGTTCGCCTACAGCGTGGCGGGCCTGGTCACCGGGGCCGTTTTCGTCGAAAAGATCTTCGGCTGGCACGGCATGGGCGAATGGGCGATCCGGGGCATCTCGACCCAGGACACCAACATCGTCGCGGCCATCACGGTGTTCTCCGGCGCGGTGGTGTTGCTGGCCGGGCTGCTCTCCGACGTCATCTACGCCGCCCTGGACCCCAGGGTGCGGGTGTCATGA
- a CDS encoding PE family protein, whose product MSFVFVAPEFVQAAAAELSSVGSVIVQANAAAAFPTTAVAAAGADEVSAAVSALFMAHAQEYQAISAQAALFHDQFVRNLQASVGAYANTEAANVVGTVEQHVLNAVNTPSQLLTGRPLIGNGADGTAPGQAGSDGGWLWGNGGNGAAGAAGQDGGRGGNAGLIGSGGHGGAGGGLLASAEASVGGVGGAGGRAWLFGNGGDGGAGGPFAAGGRGGDAGLIGNGGGGGAGGSGPLVDVNFAPGPGHKGGAGGAGGNAWLYGHGGTGGNGGNGGVGGAGVLGTGAGTGGDGGDGGDGGRGGLIGAGGDGGMGGVGGRGGSGVDGGGGGRGGNGGVGGDTGLIGPGGDGGDGGDGGVGGDAQVDPVTGSVGRNGGGGDGGNGGGGGAGGIAPGNGGLGNVLTAFLQHSAGDGGDGGNGGNAGTSTLSGAQPATGGVGGGGGAGGNLYGAAGAPDADHVGSAVARVAQAAQSRDPIGFVEALKVLGPKPVVLKLGEVGEAGEGPPLLPGDGRALGDGGPVGGRGGGGGGGASA is encoded by the coding sequence ATGTCATTCGTGTTCGTGGCACCCGAGTTCGTCCAGGCGGCGGCGGCGGAATTGTCGAGCGTCGGCTCGGTGATCGTCCAGGCCAATGCGGCGGCCGCGTTCCCGACCACGGCCGTGGCGGCTGCGGGTGCCGATGAGGTGTCGGCAGCGGTTTCGGCGTTGTTCATGGCGCATGCTCAGGAGTATCAAGCGATCAGCGCTCAGGCGGCGCTGTTCCACGACCAATTCGTACGCAATCTGCAGGCCAGCGTGGGTGCGTATGCCAACACCGAGGCGGCCAACGTCGTCGGGACGGTCGAACAGCACGTTCTCAATGCGGTCAACACGCCGTCGCAGCTGCTGACGGGTCGCCCGCTGATTGGCAACGGCGCTGATGGGACGGCTCCCGGTCAGGCCGGCAGTGACGGCGGGTGGTTGTGGGGTAACGGCGGCAATGGTGCGGCCGGTGCGGCTGGTCAGGACGGCGGCCGCGGCGGTAACGCCGGGTTGATCGGCAGCGGCGGACACGGCGGGGCCGGCGGCGGGCTTCTTGCCTCAGCGGAGGCCAGCGTTGGCGGGGTCGGCGGGGCCGGCGGTCGGGCGTGGCTGTTCGGCAACGGCGGCGACGGCGGGGCGGGTGGACCTTTCGCGGCGGGCGGTCGCGGCGGTGACGCTGGCCTCATCGGCAATGGCGGAGGTGGTGGGGCTGGCGGGTCAGGTCCACTTGTTGACGTCAACTTTGCACCAGGACCGGGCCACAAAGGTGGGGCCGGCGGGGCCGGCGGCAATGCCTGGCTGTACGGACACGGTGGGACCGGCGGGAACGGCGGGAACGGCGGAGTTGGAGGAGCCGGTGTCTTGGGCACTGGCGCGGGTACCGGTGGAGACGGCGGCGACGGCGGTGATGGTGGCCGGGGCGGGTTGATCGGTGCTGGCGGGGACGGCGGCATGGGCGGGGTCGGCGGCCGCGGTGGTAGTGGCGTTGATGGCGGCGGTGGTGGTCGCGGCGGCAACGGAGGGGTTGGCGGGGACACCGGGCTCATCGGCCCCGGCGGGGATGGCGGCGACGGCGGCGACGGCGGGGTCGGTGGAGACGCACAGGTGGATCCGGTGACCGGGAGCGTGGGGCGCAATGGCGGCGGTGGCGACGGCGGCAACGGTGGCGGCGGCGGTGCGGGCGGGATCGCCCCCGGTAACGGCGGATTGGGCAACGTCCTGACCGCCTTTCTGCAGCACAGCGCCGGTGATGGCGGTGACGGCGGGAACGGCGGGAATGCCGGCACCAGCACCCTTTCCGGTGCACAACCCGCAACCGGTGGTGTAGGCGGCGGCGGGGGTGCCGGCGGCAATCTGTACGGCGCGGCCGGTGCGCCCGATGCGGACCACGTGGGCTCGGCGGTAGCTCGGGTCGCGCAGGCCGCGCAGTCCCGCGACCCCATTGGGTTTGTCGAGGCCCTGAAGGTCCTCGGGCCTAAGCCGGTGGTCCTAAAACTTGGTGAGGTGGGTGAAGCCGGTGAAGGTCCGCCTCTGCTCCCTGGAGACGGCAGGGCTCTGGGAGACGGCGGTCCGGTGGGCGGACGCGGCGGGGGTGGCGGCGGCGGCGCCAGCGCGTAG
- a CDS encoding beta-class carbonic anhydrase, protein MTVTDDYLANNAKYASTFTGPLPMPPSKHVAIVACMDARLDVYRMLGINEGEAHVIRNAGGVVTDDAIRSLAISQRLLGTREIILIHHTDCGMLTFTDDDFKRAIQEETGVKPPWAAEAFPDPAEDVRQSLRRIENSPFVTKHVSLRGFVFDVATGKLNEVTP, encoded by the coding sequence GTGACGGTCACCGACGATTACCTGGCCAACAACGCCAAGTACGCGAGCACCTTCACGGGGCCGCTACCGATGCCGCCCAGCAAACACGTGGCGATCGTCGCCTGCATGGATGCCCGGCTCGACGTCTACCGCATGCTCGGTATCAACGAAGGCGAGGCCCACGTCATCCGCAACGCCGGCGGGGTCGTCACCGACGACGCCATCCGCTCGTTGGCCATCAGCCAGCGGTTGCTGGGGACCCGGGAGATCATCCTGATTCACCACACCGATTGCGGGATGCTCACCTTCACCGACGACGACTTCAAGCGCGCCATCCAGGAAGAGACCGGGGTCAAACCGCCGTGGGCGGCCGAGGCTTTCCCCGATCCCGCCGAAGATGTCCGGCAGTCGTTGCGGCGCATCGAAAACAGTCCGTTCGTCACCAAGCATGTGTCGCTGCGCGGGTTCGTCTTCGACGTTGCGACCGGCAAGCTCAACGAGGTGACGCCCTAA
- the cysC gene encoding adenylyl-sulfate kinase → MAGPTTLLRLATAGSVDDGKSTLIGRLLYDSKAVMEDQWASVEQTSKERGHEYTNLALVTDGLRAEREQGITIDVAYRYFATPKRKFIIADTPGHIQYTRNMVTGASTAHLVIVLVDARHGLLEQSRRHAFLASLLGIRHLVLAVNKMDLIGWDKEKFEAIRDEFHAFAARLDVQDVTSIPISALYGDNVVTKSEKTEWYEGPALLAHLEEVYIAGDRNLVDVRFPVQYVIRPHTLDHHDHRSYAGTVASGVMRPGDEVIVLPIGKTTRITAIDGPTGSVAEAFPPMAVSLSLADDIDISRGDMIARTNNQPRVTQEFDATVCWMADASALQPGRDYLIKHTTRTTRARITGLDYRLDVNTLHRDKTATALTLNELGRVSVRTRTPLLLDEYTRNASTGSFILIDPDTNGTVAAGMVLRDASAHQASPNTVRHKSLVTAADRAARGSTVWLTGLSGAGKSSVAMRVEQKLLEKGVPAYVLDGDNLRHGLNADLGFSMADRAENLRRLAHVATLLADSGQVVLVPAISPLAEHRELARKIHAEAGFEFFEVFCDTPLAECERRDPKGLYAKARAGEITHFTGIDSPYQRPRNPDLRLTPQLTLDEQARAIIDLLGSRT, encoded by the coding sequence ATGGCCGGGCCCACCACGCTGCTGCGGCTGGCGACCGCCGGCTCCGTCGACGACGGCAAGTCCACCCTGATCGGGCGCCTGCTCTATGACTCCAAGGCCGTGATGGAAGACCAATGGGCGTCGGTGGAGCAGACGTCCAAGGAACGCGGCCATGAATACACCAACCTGGCTCTGGTCACCGACGGTCTGCGCGCCGAGCGCGAACAGGGCATCACCATCGACGTCGCCTACCGCTATTTCGCCACCCCCAAGCGGAAATTCATCATCGCCGACACCCCGGGGCACATCCAGTACACCCGCAACATGGTGACCGGCGCGTCCACCGCGCACCTGGTGATCGTGCTGGTCGATGCCCGGCACGGTCTGCTCGAGCAGTCCCGCCGGCACGCCTTCCTGGCGTCGCTGCTGGGCATCCGCCACCTGGTGCTCGCGGTCAATAAGATGGACCTGATCGGCTGGGACAAAGAGAAATTCGAGGCCATTCGCGACGAGTTCCATGCCTTCGCGGCCCGCTTGGACGTGCAAGACGTCACGTCCATCCCGATCTCCGCCCTGTACGGCGACAACGTGGTGACCAAATCGGAGAAGACAGAGTGGTATGAGGGGCCGGCGCTGCTGGCTCATCTCGAGGAGGTCTACATCGCCGGTGACCGCAACCTGGTCGACGTGCGGTTCCCGGTGCAGTACGTGATCCGGCCACACACCCTCGACCATCACGACCACCGCAGCTACGCCGGCACGGTAGCCAGCGGGGTGATGCGTCCGGGCGACGAAGTGATCGTGCTGCCGATCGGCAAGACCACCCGGATCACCGCGATCGACGGCCCCACCGGCTCGGTGGCAGAAGCCTTTCCGCCGATGGCCGTGTCGCTCAGCCTGGCCGACGACATCGACATCTCGCGGGGCGACATGATCGCGCGCACCAACAACCAGCCGAGGGTCACCCAGGAATTCGACGCAACGGTGTGCTGGATGGCCGATGCGTCGGCGTTGCAGCCCGGCCGCGACTACCTCATCAAGCACACCACCCGGACCACCCGCGCGCGGATAACCGGGCTGGACTACCGGCTCGACGTCAACACCCTGCATCGCGACAAGACCGCAACGGCGTTGACGCTCAACGAACTTGGCCGTGTCTCAGTGCGCACGCGCACGCCGCTGCTGCTCGACGAGTACACCCGCAACGCCAGCACCGGGTCGTTCATCCTCATCGACCCCGACACCAACGGCACGGTGGCCGCCGGGATGGTGCTGCGCGACGCCTCGGCACACCAGGCGAGCCCGAACACGGTGCGGCACAAGTCGCTGGTCACCGCCGCAGATCGGGCGGCCCGGGGCAGCACGGTGTGGTTGACCGGCCTGTCGGGCGCGGGCAAGTCGTCGGTGGCCATGCGGGTGGAACAGAAGTTGCTCGAAAAGGGTGTCCCCGCTTACGTTCTCGACGGCGACAATCTACGGCATGGGCTGAACGCCGATTTGGGCTTTTCCATGGCCGACCGGGCGGAGAACCTGCGCCGGCTGGCGCATGTGGCGACGCTGCTGGCCGACTCCGGCCAAGTCGTCCTGGTGCCGGCGATCAGCCCGTTGGCCGAGCATCGCGAGCTGGCTCGTAAAATCCACGCCGAAGCCGGATTCGAGTTTTTCGAGGTGTTTTGCGACACGCCGCTGGCCGAGTGCGAACGGCGGGATCCCAAGGGGCTTTACGCCAAGGCGCGAGCGGGTGAGATCACTCATTTCACCGGGATCGACAGCCCGTACCAACGGCCGAGAAATCCCGACCTGCGCCTTACCCCGCAGCTGACCCTCGACGAGCAGGCGCGGGCCATCATCGACCTTCTCGGCTCGCGAACGTGA
- a CDS encoding 3'(2'),5'-bisphosphate nucleotidase CysQ yields MNDHELAAWLATRAGAVLLGVRDELAEATESERKAVGDKRSHDFLVAALARFRPADAVLSEEGADNPVRLRSPRVWIVDPLDGTREFSEADRQDWAVHVALWETGELVAGAVALPAQGVTLATPDVAAPAKNPDPPRIVVSRTRPPAIALQVCERLGGTLVAMGSAGAKVSAVVRGAADVYVHAGGQYEWDSAAPVAVARAAGLHTSRIDGSPLRYNQPDPLLPDVVVCRPEYADAVVSVTG; encoded by the coding sequence GTGAACGATCACGAGCTGGCCGCCTGGCTGGCTACCCGGGCCGGCGCCGTGCTGCTGGGGGTGCGCGACGAGTTAGCGGAAGCCACCGAGTCCGAACGAAAAGCTGTGGGGGACAAGCGCTCACATGACTTCCTGGTGGCGGCGCTGGCCCGGTTTCGGCCGGCTGACGCGGTGCTGTCCGAAGAGGGCGCCGACAACCCGGTGCGGTTGCGCTCGCCGCGGGTGTGGATCGTCGACCCGCTGGACGGCACCCGCGAATTCTCCGAAGCCGATCGTCAGGATTGGGCCGTACACGTGGCGCTATGGGAGACCGGCGAACTGGTCGCCGGAGCGGTCGCGCTTCCCGCGCAGGGCGTCACACTGGCCACACCCGATGTCGCGGCGCCGGCCAAAAATCCGGACCCGCCGCGGATCGTGGTGTCGCGCACCCGTCCGCCGGCGATCGCGCTGCAAGTTTGCGAACGTCTCGGTGGCACCTTGGTAGCGATGGGATCGGCAGGGGCCAAGGTCTCGGCGGTCGTGCGGGGAGCGGCCGACGTGTATGTGCACGCCGGCGGTCAGTACGAATGGGATTCGGCGGCGCCGGTGGCGGTGGCGCGCGCGGCCGGTTTGCACACCTCGCGGATCGACGGTTCCCCGCTGCGGTACAACCAGCCCGACCCGCTGCTGCCCGATGTGGTGGTGTGTCGGCCGGAGTACGCCGACGCGGTGGTGAGCGTGACCGGCTGA
- a CDS encoding Rrf2 family transcriptional regulator: MRMSAKAEYAVRAMIQLAAVDDGTLVKTEDLAQAQGIPPQFLVDILTNLRTDRLVRSHRGREGGYELARPGTQISIADVLRCIDGPLASVRDIGLGDLPYSGPTAALTDVWRALRASMRSVLEETTLADVATGALPRHVAQLADDYREQESKRHGAQRTV, translated from the coding sequence ATGCGGATGTCGGCCAAGGCGGAGTACGCGGTTCGGGCGATGATCCAGCTCGCCGCGGTGGACGACGGCACGCTGGTCAAGACCGAGGATTTGGCGCAGGCGCAGGGCATACCGCCGCAGTTTCTGGTCGACATCCTGACCAACCTGCGCACCGATCGGCTGGTGCGCAGCCACCGCGGCCGCGAGGGCGGCTACGAACTAGCCCGCCCGGGAACCCAGATCAGCATCGCCGACGTGCTGCGCTGCATCGACGGACCGTTGGCCAGCGTCCGCGATATCGGACTCGGTGACCTGCCGTACTCCGGCCCGACCGCGGCGCTGACCGACGTCTGGCGGGCCCTGCGGGCCAGCATGCGGTCGGTGCTGGAAGAAACCACCCTGGCCGACGTGGCCACCGGCGCCCTGCCCAGGCACGTCGCGCAACTCGCCGATGACTACCGGGAACAGGAGAGCAAGCGGCACGGCGCCCAACGCACCGTTTAG
- a CDS encoding NAD-binding protein: protein MPDDARPAQAMTTTSISSAISSGPSGHRTASEGAHHIIVSGDDALATTIIEELNSVGASIVKLAGDKLLDDDLAGASAVICAGDDDAKNLEIALLARKANPHVRVVARLANDVLREAMAADNGPGAILDVADLAAPSVVEACLARTAHPFEAAGIGFVVWRAEAPREATLREIYGDLAPVAVIRGKNSATPGEVVTCPGRDLRVHAGDWTAMIGTADELAARGVKVPRPAPTRSRRTWLRRLSDAARTLRNDINPMFYRALAAMLILLIGSTVVLRFSYRRPPGMTWLDALYFSTETIATVGYGDFSFAHQPTWLRVFSIMLMFAGVTTTALLVAFIADLLLSRRFTHSAGRLRVRHLRNHIVVVGLGSFGIRVIGDLTAAGYDVAVIERDEGSRFVSSAAELDVPVIFGDATLRQTLESACVDHARAVAVLTQDDMVNIEAGIVLREMLGARVTHQAKRRTVPLVLRVYDRALGSAVAQRFGFESVRSTVELAAPWFIGAAMGLQVLGTFSIGQRSFMVGEMYVAAGSELDGLPMHQLSTETRVIAITRPDAPVQVHPRRDARLLAGDTVYLVGPNRELLATLRKGQPPRATTLQK from the coding sequence ATGCCCGACGACGCACGACCGGCCCAGGCCATGACCACGACTTCGATTTCTTCCGCGATTTCTTCCGGGCCCAGCGGACATCGGACGGCATCCGAGGGCGCGCATCACATCATCGTCAGCGGTGACGACGCGCTGGCCACCACGATCATCGAGGAGCTGAACAGCGTTGGCGCGAGCATCGTCAAGCTCGCCGGCGACAAACTTCTCGACGACGACCTCGCCGGCGCCAGCGCGGTCATCTGCGCCGGGGATGACGACGCGAAGAATCTCGAAATCGCGCTGCTGGCAAGGAAGGCCAATCCGCATGTGCGGGTGGTGGCGCGGCTGGCCAACGACGTCCTGCGCGAAGCCATGGCCGCCGACAACGGCCCCGGCGCGATCCTCGACGTCGCCGACCTCGCGGCCCCGTCGGTCGTGGAGGCATGTCTGGCGCGCACCGCGCACCCGTTCGAGGCGGCCGGCATCGGCTTCGTCGTGTGGCGCGCCGAGGCACCGCGGGAAGCGACGCTGCGCGAAATCTACGGGGACCTGGCGCCGGTGGCGGTGATCCGCGGCAAAAACTCCGCCACCCCCGGTGAGGTGGTGACGTGTCCCGGACGGGACCTGCGGGTGCACGCCGGCGACTGGACCGCGATGATCGGCACCGCCGACGAGTTGGCCGCCCGCGGCGTCAAGGTCCCCCGACCAGCCCCCACCCGCTCGCGTCGGACCTGGCTGCGCAGGCTGTCCGATGCGGCACGCACGCTGCGCAACGACATCAACCCGATGTTCTACCGGGCGTTGGCCGCCATGCTGATCCTGCTGATCGGGTCGACGGTGGTGTTGCGGTTCTCCTACCGCCGCCCGCCCGGGATGACGTGGCTGGACGCGTTGTACTTCAGCACCGAAACGATCGCGACGGTGGGCTACGGCGACTTCAGCTTCGCCCACCAGCCCACATGGCTGCGCGTGTTCAGCATCATGTTGATGTTCGCCGGGGTGACCACCACCGCGCTGCTGGTGGCGTTCATCGCCGACCTGCTGCTGTCGCGCCGTTTCACCCACTCGGCGGGACGGCTGCGCGTGCGTCATCTGCGCAATCACATCGTCGTCGTCGGGCTCGGCTCGTTCGGCATTCGGGTGATCGGCGATCTGACCGCCGCCGGGTACGACGTCGCGGTGATCGAACGGGACGAGGGCAGCCGCTTCGTGTCCTCGGCGGCCGAACTCGACGTCCCGGTGATCTTCGGGGACGCGACGCTGCGCCAGACGCTGGAATCGGCTTGCGTCGACCATGCCCGCGCGGTGGCGGTGCTGACCCAGGACGACATGGTCAACATCGAGGCCGGCATCGTGCTGCGGGAAATGTTGGGCGCCCGGGTGACCCACCAGGCCAAGCGGCGCACCGTTCCGCTGGTGCTGCGCGTTTACGATCGCGCGCTGGGCAGCGCGGTGGCGCAGCGGTTCGGTTTCGAAAGCGTGCGTTCGACGGTCGAGCTGGCGGCGCCGTGGTTCATCGGCGCCGCGATGGGTCTGCAGGTGCTGGGAACGTTCTCGATCGGGCAACGCTCCTTCATGGTCGGGGAAATGTATGTGGCGGCCGGCAGCGAACTCGACGGGCTGCCCATGCATCAACTGTCCACCGAGACCCGGGTCATCGCGATCACCCGGCCGGACGCGCCGGTTCAGGTGCACCCGCGCCGCGACGCCCGGCTGCTGGCCGGCGACACGGTCTATCTGGTCGGTCCGAACCGCGAGCTGCTGGCGACGCTGCGCAAGGGGCAGCCGCCCCGTGCGACGACGCTTCAGAAGTGA
- a CDS encoding SRPBCC family protein — translation MPTARRGRGSIDIAAPPDVVYDLITDVTRMGEWSPECYRCEWLDGATAAVPGARFRGYNRLGRLRWARTVVIDTAERGRVFAFTTVNDRAGREETRWRYTMEPSPAGTLLTESFEFLWCSVPNRLAEALIPRGRQVNRGIEETLRRIKQAAETPA, via the coding sequence ATGCCCACAGCTCGGCGCGGCCGCGGCAGCATCGACATCGCCGCACCGCCCGACGTCGTGTACGACCTGATCACCGACGTCACGCGGATGGGCGAGTGGAGCCCGGAGTGCTATCGCTGTGAGTGGCTGGACGGAGCGACGGCCGCGGTGCCGGGCGCGCGGTTTCGCGGGTACAACCGGCTCGGCCGGCTGCGCTGGGCACGAACGGTGGTGATCGACACCGCGGAGCGGGGCCGCGTGTTCGCCTTCACGACGGTCAACGATCGTGCCGGTCGTGAGGAAACGCGTTGGCGTTACACGATGGAGCCGTCGCCGGCGGGAACGCTGCTCACCGAGTCGTTCGAGTTCCTCTGGTGCTCGGTGCCCAACCGGCTGGCCGAGGCGTTGATCCCGCGCGGGCGACAGGTGAACCGGGGCATCGAGGAAACGCTGCGGCGCATCAAGCAGGCCGCCGAGACACCGGCCTGA
- a CDS encoding NUDIX domain-containing protein — protein MPFIERVASREIYRSPWMVLREDAIRRPDGSPGVYAVVDKPTYALVMPYDGHRFRLVEQFRYPLGARRWEFPQGTAPDLVDVAPSELAERELREETGLRATSFEPLGQLDTAPGMTSQRGWVFLATGIVEGAADREHEEQDMHSDWFSRDDVERMIRSGVIADAQSIAAYGLLLLRGR, from the coding sequence GTGCCATTCATCGAACGTGTCGCGTCCCGGGAGATCTATCGAAGCCCGTGGATGGTGCTCCGCGAGGACGCCATCCGCCGCCCCGACGGCAGCCCCGGTGTCTACGCCGTGGTGGACAAGCCGACCTACGCGCTGGTGATGCCCTACGACGGCCACCGTTTCCGGCTGGTCGAGCAGTTCCGGTATCCGCTGGGCGCCCGGCGTTGGGAGTTTCCGCAGGGCACCGCCCCGGACCTGGTCGACGTCGCACCGTCCGAGCTGGCCGAGCGTGAGCTGCGGGAGGAAACCGGTTTGCGCGCAACGTCGTTCGAGCCGCTCGGCCAGCTCGACACCGCTCCGGGGATGACGAGTCAGCGCGGATGGGTGTTTTTGGCCACCGGAATCGTCGAGGGAGCAGCCGATCGCGAGCACGAGGAGCAGGACATGCACAGTGACTGGTTCTCACGCGACGACGTCGAGCGGATGATCCGCTCGGGGGTGATCGCCGACGCGCAGTCGATCGCCGCCTACGGACTGTTGCTGCTGCGCGGGCGATGA